In one window of Paracholeplasma morum DNA:
- the rpsR gene encoding 30S ribosomal protein S18 codes for MQQRGGFKRRRKVCYFTQAKVDHIDFKDVELLKRFISDRGKILPRRVTGTSAKWQRPLAVAIKRARHMALLPFVKE; via the coding sequence ATGCAACAAAGAGGCGGATTTAAAAGACGTCGTAAAGTATGCTATTTTACACAAGCAAAAGTTGATCATATCGATTTCAAAGATGTTGAACTATTAAAGCGTTTCATTTCTGATAGAGGCAAAATTTTACCTCGTCGTGTAACTGGAACATCAGCTAAATGGCAACGTCCACTTGCAGTCGCAATCAAACGTGCAAGACATATGGCATTACTACCATTCGTTAAAGAATAG
- the ssb gene encoding single-stranded DNA-binding protein produces MLNRVVLVGRITKDPEQKRTQNNIPVVSFTLAIDRQYSSESGDRQADFIQCVVWRKQAENMATYVKKGALLGIEGRIQTRTYETQNGETRYVTEVVCDSVSFLESKKQDSQPQPVYQVEEDDDPFISSNKSLASEEDLPF; encoded by the coding sequence ATGCTTAATCGCGTAGTTTTAGTTGGTCGTATAACCAAGGACCCTGAACAAAAAAGAACTCAAAATAATATTCCAGTGGTTTCATTTACTTTGGCGATTGATCGTCAATATTCAAGTGAATCCGGGGATAGACAAGCTGATTTTATTCAATGTGTGGTATGGCGCAAACAAGCCGAAAACATGGCAACCTATGTAAAAAAGGGTGCACTACTCGGTATTGAAGGTCGAATTCAAACAAGAACCTATGAAACTCAAAATGGGGAAACAAGATATGTTACAGAAGTCGTTTGTGACTCAGTATCATTCTTAGAATCTAAAAAACAAGATTCACAACCTCAACCAGTTTATCAAGTTGAAGAAGACGATGATCCATTCATTTCAAGTAATAAAAGTCTAGCTAGTGAAGAAGATTTACCATTCTAA
- the rpsF gene encoding 30S ribosomal protein S6, with translation MKKYEIMYIIRPNLESEETKNVIATLSNIFAERQSEVLELKEIGLKDLAYEINHIKKGYYVWKLVNATTEAIDEFNRVVGITESVIRHIVVKDGE, from the coding sequence ATGAAGAAGTATGAAATTATGTATATCATTCGTCCGAACCTAGAAAGTGAAGAAACTAAGAACGTGATTGCGACATTAAGCAACATTTTCGCAGAAAGACAATCTGAAGTTTTAGAGCTTAAGGAAATCGGATTAAAAGATCTTGCATATGAAATCAACCACATCAAAAAAGGCTATTATGTATGGAAGCTAGTTAACGCCACTACAGAAGCTATTGATGAATTCAATCGTGTCGTTGGTATCACAGAATCAGTCATTCGCCATATCGTTGTTAAAGACGGCGAATAA
- a CDS encoding CinA family protein: MDISKKVLDVLINYDYKIAFAESVTGGGLAYELIKNPGASNVIEYSVVTYSKEAKRDVLLINETLFDVHGIVSKVISIEMASQIKKLSKADIGVGITGNAGPTAQANSQVGEIWFSIAYKEEVYSYHIQLRDEPRELILENAIKVVYQMIYKLLTK, encoded by the coding sequence ATGGACATCTCTAAGAAAGTACTCGATGTTTTAATCAATTACGACTATAAAATAGCATTCGCTGAGTCCGTCACAGGTGGCGGATTGGCTTATGAGTTAATCAAGAATCCTGGGGCATCCAACGTGATTGAATATAGTGTCGTGACCTATTCAAAAGAAGCCAAAAGAGATGTACTTCTTATTAATGAAACGCTATTTGATGTCCACGGCATTGTCTCAAAAGTCATCTCAATCGAAATGGCTTCTCAAATAAAGAAACTTTCTAAAGCGGATATTGGTGTAGGAATAACAGGTAATGCCGGACCTACAGCTCAAGCTAACTCTCAAGTAGGAGAAATATGGTTTTCGATTGCCTATAAGGAAGAAGTTTATAGCTACCATATTCAATTAAGAGATGAACCTCGTGAACTCATTTTAGAGAATGCGATCAAAGTAGTTTATCAAATGATTTATAAACTACTCACAAAATAA
- a CDS encoding S1C family serine protease, whose amino-acid sequence MKKFLGLALLFIASITLSGCYNTETTTFTLEDVQSQISSVYEELSPVTVAIVSYDTKAYDLSVGHGSGLIYDREDLEGSYRYYVITNYHVIEGQSYLRVLASKYYDAKVYALNEPEDLALLTFETTEDLQYFGTEQFDGEVFARPTIGSFVIAIGTPLDLDYFNTATLGVVGLTSNPKVIQHDASINPGNSGGPLFDLNGNLLGFNTWKRSTVVTPEGEISVEGIGFAISMLTAVPIVNKMRHEKKVVFEQPKLGVTVSNISDIIEKNYAGVRPEHIEESIKGVYVVSLTPLRPSEGLIFERDIITHVNDQPIESIDELRLLISEIEFGDKLNLTIRRYSLGVFSTIVVELTL is encoded by the coding sequence ATGAAGAAATTTTTAGGATTAGCTTTACTATTCATCGCAAGTATTACCTTATCGGGTTGTTATAACACAGAAACAACGACATTTACACTTGAAGATGTTCAAAGCCAAATATCTAGTGTTTACGAAGAATTGAGCCCTGTCACGGTTGCTATTGTCTCATATGATACAAAAGCATATGACTTAAGTGTCGGTCACGGATCTGGTCTGATTTATGATAGAGAAGACCTTGAAGGATCTTATCGTTACTATGTTATTACGAACTATCATGTTATTGAAGGGCAAAGCTATTTACGAGTGTTGGCATCCAAATACTATGATGCAAAAGTGTATGCTTTGAATGAACCTGAAGATTTAGCTCTATTAACCTTTGAAACAACTGAAGATTTACAATATTTTGGAACAGAACAGTTTGATGGTGAAGTCTTTGCTAGACCTACAATTGGATCATTTGTGATCGCAATCGGAACACCACTAGATTTGGACTACTTTAATACCGCCACATTAGGCGTTGTTGGATTAACATCCAATCCAAAAGTGATTCAACATGATGCGTCAATCAATCCAGGAAATAGTGGAGGACCACTCTTTGATCTGAATGGGAATCTATTAGGATTTAACACTTGGAAACGTTCAACAGTCGTAACACCGGAAGGTGAAATCTCTGTTGAAGGGATTGGGTTTGCAATATCTATGCTAACAGCAGTGCCTATTGTAAATAAGATGAGACACGAAAAAAAAGTCGTGTTTGAACAACCGAAACTTGGCGTAACCGTCTCAAATATCTCAGACATTATCGAGAAGAATTATGCGGGTGTTAGACCAGAACACATCGAAGAATCAATCAAAGGTGTGTATGTAGTATCACTAACGCCTTTAAGACCATCTGAGGGATTAATTTTTGAAAGAGATATTATCACTCATGTTAATGATCAACCAATCGAAAGCATCGACGAGTTAAGACTACTCATTAGCGAAATAGAATTTGGAGATAAACTTAATTTAACCATAAGAAGATATTCTCTAGGAGTATTTTCTACTATCGTAGTTGAGCTTACGCTCTAG
- a CDS encoding TatD family hydrolase, with the protein MIIDTHCHLNIEEFENKIEETLSFAKASDVQKMIVIGMYPKANTDAVSLANRYPELYATVGIHPSYVDEPYIEEDVIEFTKNKKVVAIGEIGIDLYWVKDNLEKQISLFKAQLELAIKLDLPVVIHMRNSVNEVYEVLKAYKQVRGVMHCFSENIVWANKFIELGFYIGIGGPVTYKKNLVGKELAKLVPLDRLVIETDSPYLAPSPYRGKENQPAYTKYVAEEIANLRGMTVSEIKEITTLNAIELFRLEGV; encoded by the coding sequence ATGATTATTGATACCCATTGCCACTTAAATATAGAGGAGTTTGAAAACAAAATTGAAGAAACACTATCATTCGCAAAGGCTTCTGATGTGCAAAAAATGATCGTGATTGGAATGTATCCAAAAGCAAACACAGATGCCGTTAGCCTTGCTAATCGGTATCCAGAACTCTATGCCACAGTAGGAATACATCCATCTTATGTGGATGAGCCTTATATTGAAGAAGATGTTATTGAATTTACTAAGAATAAGAAAGTAGTTGCAATCGGAGAGATTGGCATTGATTTATATTGGGTAAAAGATAACCTAGAGAAACAAATAAGTCTTTTCAAAGCGCAACTAGAACTTGCAATCAAACTAGATTTGCCTGTTGTAATCCATATGAGAAACAGTGTAAATGAAGTTTATGAAGTGCTAAAAGCGTATAAACAGGTTCGTGGTGTCATGCATTGTTTCAGTGAAAACATCGTTTGGGCAAATAAGTTCATTGAACTTGGCTTTTACATTGGTATTGGTGGGCCAGTCACCTATAAGAAGAATCTCGTAGGAAAAGAGCTGGCTAAGTTAGTACCACTAGATAGACTAGTCATTGAAACAGATAGCCCATATTTAGCACCTAGTCCTTATAGAGGAAAAGAAAACCAACCTGCTTATACCAAGTATGTAGCAGAGGAAATCGCAAATTTAAGAGGAATGACTGTATCAGAAATCAAGGAAATTACCACCTTAAATGCTATAGAATTATTTAGATTAGAAGGAGTTTAA
- the tuf gene encoding elongation factor Tu, with protein sequence MAKQKFERTKPHVNVGTIGHVDHGKTTLTAAISTVLAGKGLAEKRDYAAIDSAPEEKERGITINTSHIEYQTEKRHYAHVDCPGHADYVKNMITGAAQMDGGILVVSAADGPMPQTREHILLSRQVGVPKLVVFLNKCDMVDDEELIDLVEMEVRELLSEYDFPGDDVPFIRGSALKALEGDAKWVGKIEELMEAVDTYIDNPVREIDKPFLMPVEDVFTITGRGTVATGRVERGTIIVNTEVEIVGIADTQKTVVTGVEMFRKLLDKAEAGDNIGALLRGVTRDKIQRGQVLAKPGSVKPHSKFLAQVYVLSKEEGGRHTAFFSNYRPQFYFRTTDITGVITLQEGTEMVMPGDNTVMNVELIHPIAIEEGTKFSIREGGRTVGAGSVTTIIE encoded by the coding sequence ATGGCAAAACAAAAATTCGAACGTACAAAACCACACGTTAACGTCGGAACCATTGGTCACGTTGACCACGGTAAAACAACTTTAACAGCTGCAATTTCAACTGTTTTAGCAGGCAAAGGTCTTGCTGAAAAGAGAGATTACGCTGCAATTGACAGTGCACCAGAAGAAAAAGAACGTGGTATTACTATTAATACTTCACACATTGAATACCAAACTGAAAAACGTCACTATGCACACGTAGACTGCCCAGGTCACGCCGACTATGTTAAAAACATGATCACAGGTGCTGCACAAATGGACGGTGGTATCCTAGTTGTATCAGCTGCAGACGGCCCAATGCCTCAAACACGCGAACACATCTTACTATCACGTCAAGTTGGGGTTCCTAAACTAGTTGTATTCTTAAACAAATGCGACATGGTTGACGACGAAGAATTAATCGATTTAGTTGAAATGGAAGTTCGTGAACTTCTATCAGAATATGACTTCCCAGGTGATGATGTTCCATTCATCCGTGGTTCAGCGTTAAAAGCTCTTGAAGGCGACGCTAAATGGGTTGGCAAAATCGAAGAATTAATGGAAGCTGTTGATACATATATCGACAATCCAGTTCGTGAAATCGACAAACCATTCTTAATGCCAGTTGAAGACGTGTTCACAATCACAGGTCGTGGTACAGTTGCAACAGGTAGAGTTGAACGTGGTACAATCATCGTCAACACTGAAGTTGAAATCGTTGGTATCGCTGACACTCAAAAAACAGTAGTTACTGGGGTAGAAATGTTCCGTAAACTATTAGACAAGGCAGAAGCTGGAGACAACATCGGTGCTTTATTACGTGGTGTTACACGTGACAAAATCCAAAGAGGTCAAGTATTAGCTAAACCAGGTTCAGTTAAACCTCATAGCAAATTCTTAGCTCAAGTTTACGTTCTTTCAAAAGAAGAAGGTGGACGTCATACAGCATTCTTCTCAAACTATCGCCCACAATTCTATTTCCGTACAACTGACATCACAGGTGTCATTACTTTACAAGAAGGTACAGAAATGGTTATGCCAGGTGACAACACAGTAATGAACGTTGAACTAATTCACCCAATCGCTATCGAAGAAGGAACTAAGTTCTCAATTCGTGAAGGTGGACGTACTGTTGGTGCGGGTTCAGTTACTACAATTATTGAATAG